In one window of Oncorhynchus gorbuscha isolate QuinsamMale2020 ecotype Even-year linkage group LG23, OgorEven_v1.0, whole genome shotgun sequence DNA:
- the LOC124011664 gene encoding GDNF family receptor alpha-4-like yields MLFLGILLSIFIQDVVTSLPPLPPGIMDCVEAESGCEADPQCKELYSTLRNCVSEEEVAPQGSKARIGCLEALSALHYPPLLACKCQRGARREEHCLRVYWSVRILQSYEDLEASPYDDSPVEMSHMASIVAAASSLPLDGQNACLKAAQDCGLYEKCGSLRSEYVLACTKRAPGSEHCNRQKCHRALRRFLERVPGEYSLGLLFCPCTDKLCGERRRKTIVPSCSYQERDGEQPNCLHLQSSCTRDQLCRSRLADFQHNCQSSGHSPSGCFRDSGTVCLKSYAGLIGTIMTPNYLSNSTMDVALWCNCEGSGNQWKNCLKIQNMFTNNVCLENSISTMGSSPPRPVESILPPSPRPSPLDQQNKLSNNAQDELSNNAVEQSEEEEEEEEGGQFDVIPLYAEKATVSNLGSGGGGVSPRLSSAPPPSLLLLLLLLSASLSWG; encoded by the exons ATGTGGTCACCTCCTTGCCGCCCCTCCCCCCGGGCATTATGGACTGTGTGGAGGCAGAGAGTGGGTGTGAAGCAGATCCCCAGTGCAAGGAGCTGTACAGCACCTTGCGGAACTGTGTGTCTGAGGAGGAGGTGGCTCCGCAGGGGAGCAAGGCCAGGATAGGGTGCCTGGAGGCCCTGAGCGCCCTGCACTACCCCCCCCTGTTGGCCTGCAAGTGTCAGCGCGGCGCACGCAGAGAGGAGCACTGCCTCCGAGTCTACTGGAGTGTCAGGATCctgcaga GTTATGAGGACTTGGAGGCGTCTCCCTATGATGACTCGCCAGTGGAAATGTCTCACATGGCCTCCATAGTGGCCGCAG cctcctctcttcctctagaTGGACAGAACGCGTGTCTGAAGGCAGCCCAGGACTGTGGTCTGTATGAGAAATGCGGGTCCTTGAGGTCTGAGTACGTCCTGGCCTGCACTAAGCGCGCCCCAGGCTCGGAACACTGCAACAGGCAGAAGTGCCACCGGGCGCTGCGGCGCTTCCTGGAGCGTGTCCCAGGGGAGTACAGCCTGGgtttgttgttctgcccctgtacTGACAAACTGTGTGGGGAGAGACGCAGGAAGACCATCGTCCCTTCCTGTTCCTAccaggagagagacggggaacaGCCCAACTGTCTGCATCTGCAGAGCTCCTGCACGAGGGACCAACTCTGCAG gTCCAGACTGGCTGATTTCCAGCATAACTGCCAGTCCTCCGGCCACTCCCCCTCGGGCTGTTTCAGAGATAGTGGAACAGTGTGCCTCAAATCCTACGCCGGACTCATCG GCACCATCATGACCCCCAACTACCTTAGCAACAGCACTATGGACGTGGCCCTGTGGTGCAATTGTGAGGGCAGTGGCAACCAATGGAAGAACTGCCTGAAGATCCAGAACATGTTCACCAATAACGTCTGTCTGG AGAACTCCATAAGTACCATGGGTAGCTCCCCTCCTCGGCCAGTGGAGAGCATTCTTCCCCCTTCCCCTCGCCCCTCCCCCCTGGACCAGCAGAACAAACTCAGCAACAACGCCCAGGATGAGCTCAGCAACAATGCT gtggagcagagtgaggaagaggaggaagaggaggaggggggtcagTTTGATGTGATCCCTCTCTATGCTGAGAAGGCCACTGTGTCCAATCTGGGttctgggggtgggggggtgtccCCCCGTCTGTCCtcagccccccctccctccctgctgctgcTCCTTCTGCTACTGTCTGCCTCTCTGAGCTGGGG GTAG